The following proteins come from a genomic window of Iamia sp. SCSIO 61187:
- a CDS encoding LysR family transcriptional regulator: MTPTQLRAFVAVVRLGSVKAAAAELEVSEAAVSGHVAVLRRELDDRLFVRASSGLAFTPGGLRLASRATEMLGLADLTVREVSQAGQGQRMLRLAVTSLFAEYAAPGLIELFTGRAADLEVELSAVPVAQFAGLLASRAADVAIGPRPRAVVEDLAATPFLKYQVVLVAGAGHPLAGARARPEALREQTWLLGPTAAENQGAMRRLLGSFRVPEANQRIFQSHAAALEEATRGHGVAPAVAFVVADDLAEGRLVRVDVRGGQSDGTWTALTLPIHSRAAAASELVRFITSPRATQAMLHGSGAGVRRFRPSVHVTLWS, encoded by the coding sequence GTGACCCCCACCCAGCTGCGCGCCTTCGTGGCCGTGGTGCGCCTCGGGTCGGTCAAGGCGGCTGCGGCGGAGCTGGAGGTCTCCGAGGCGGCCGTCTCGGGGCACGTGGCCGTGCTCCGGCGCGAGCTCGACGACCGGCTGTTCGTCCGGGCCTCGTCGGGGCTGGCGTTCACCCCCGGTGGGTTGCGGCTCGCCAGCCGGGCGACCGAGATGCTGGGCCTGGCCGACCTCACGGTCCGGGAGGTGAGCCAGGCCGGGCAGGGGCAGCGCATGCTGCGGCTGGCCGTGACGAGCCTGTTCGCCGAGTACGCCGCCCCCGGCCTCATCGAGCTCTTCACCGGGCGGGCGGCCGACCTCGAGGTCGAGCTGAGCGCCGTGCCCGTGGCCCAGTTCGCCGGGCTGCTCGCCTCCCGCGCCGCCGACGTGGCCATCGGTCCCCGACCCCGCGCCGTCGTCGAGGACCTGGCGGCCACGCCGTTCCTCAAGTACCAGGTGGTCCTCGTGGCCGGCGCCGGCCACCCCCTGGCCGGCGCCCGGGCCCGTCCCGAGGCGCTCCGCGAGCAGACATGGCTCCTGGGGCCCACGGCCGCCGAGAACCAGGGGGCCATGCGCCGCCTGCTCGGATCGTTCCGGGTGCCCGAGGCCAACCAGCGCATCTTCCAGAGCCACGCCGCCGCGCTGGAGGAGGCGACCCGCGGCCACGGGGTGGCCCCGGCGGTGGCGTTCGTCGTGGCCGACGACCTGGCCGAGGGGCGCCTGGTCCGGGTCGATGTGCGCGGCGGCCAGTCCGACGGCACGTGGACCGCGCTCACCCTCCCGATCCACAGCCGCGCCGCGGCGGCCTCCGAGCTGGTGCGCTTCATCACCTCGCCCCGGGCGACCCAGGCGATGCTGCACGGGTCGGGGGCCGGCGTCCGCCGCTTCCGGCCCTCGGTCCACGTGACCCTCTGGAGCTGA
- a CDS encoding VWA domain-containing protein: protein MTAGTADAGPGGLRDVDRAAFAVALAHRLRGAGCAVPLTAAETLAEALAACPPVDRSRLYWTTRVSLLRREQDRERFDAAFAAVFDAVLGVDPHARRRPPSPDAAPVEGAPAPVPGPDPEGDDADETSLPWATLPATITPVVAADEGTAVPERRPSDRPGPLDLPFADLDPDDLATLAASLGAALGDWPRRRSRRHAHHPAGHRVALRATIARSRRTAWEPVDLVRTRAVTRPRRIVVLCDVSRSMQPHAAALFHLMRVMATGAHAEVFAFSTTLTRLTPVLAHRSPERAVDLASSLVDDRFGGTRIATNVHALLRGRHGDATRGAIVVVASDGWDADAPEALAAEMARLRRRAHRVVWLNPRLAAPGFAPEVGALAAALPHVDAHLPAHSLRALAAALAAVGDAAH, encoded by the coding sequence GTGACCGCCGGCACCGCTGACGCCGGGCCCGGCGGGCTGCGGGACGTCGACCGGGCCGCCTTCGCCGTCGCCCTCGCGCACCGGTTGCGCGGCGCCGGCTGCGCCGTTCCGCTGACGGCGGCGGAGACGCTGGCCGAGGCGCTCGCCGCCTGCCCTCCCGTGGACCGATCCCGTCTCTACTGGACCACGCGGGTGAGCCTGCTGCGCCGGGAGCAGGACAGGGAACGCTTCGACGCCGCCTTCGCGGCCGTGTTCGACGCCGTCCTCGGCGTCGACCCCCACGCCCGCCGTCGCCCGCCGAGCCCGGACGCGGCCCCGGTCGAGGGCGCGCCAGCACCGGTCCCCGGGCCCGATCCCGAGGGCGACGACGCCGACGAGACCTCGCTCCCGTGGGCGACGCTCCCCGCCACCATCACACCGGTCGTCGCGGCCGACGAGGGCACGGCCGTGCCCGAGCGTCGTCCCAGCGACCGTCCCGGCCCGCTCGACCTGCCCTTCGCCGACCTCGACCCCGACGACCTGGCCACCCTGGCCGCATCGCTGGGAGCGGCGCTCGGCGACTGGCCCCGACGGCGCAGCCGGCGCCACGCCCACCACCCCGCCGGCCACCGCGTCGCCCTGCGCGCCACCATCGCCCGGAGCCGGCGCACGGCGTGGGAACCCGTGGACCTGGTGCGCACCCGCGCCGTCACCCGGCCCCGCCGGATCGTCGTCCTGTGCGACGTCAGCCGGTCGATGCAGCCCCACGCCGCCGCCCTGTTCCACCTGATGCGCGTGATGGCGACCGGCGCCCACGCCGAGGTGTTCGCCTTCTCCACGACGCTCACCCGCCTGACGCCCGTCCTCGCCCACCGCTCGCCCGAGCGGGCCGTCGACCTGGCCAGCTCCCTCGTCGACGACCGCTTCGGGGGAACCCGCATCGCCACCAACGTCCACGCCCTCCTGCGCGGCCGCCACGGCGACGCCACCCGCGGCGCGATCGTCGTCGTCGCCTCCGACGGCTGGGACGCCGACGCCCCCGAGGCGCTGGCCGCCGAGATGGCCCGGCTGCGACGACGGGCCCACCGTGTCGTGTGGCTCAACCCGCGGCTCGCCGCCCCCGGGTTCGCCCCGGAGGTCGGCGCCCTGGCCGCCGCCCTGCCCCACGTCGACGCCCACCTCCCGGCCCACAGCCTCCGAGCTCTCGCCGCCGCCCTGGCGGCGGTGGGCGACGCCGCCCACTGA
- a CDS encoding MoxR family ATPase, translated as MTPPFADPDDVVRRLDEVDYLADEGTATALFLATALGRPLLLEGEPGVGKTAAAQALSGALGSPLIRLQCYEGLSAGEALYEWNYQRQVLAVRLAEARHETPHQADLFTEEFLHERPILRCVRHRGPRPPVLLVDEIDRADDEFEALLLEFLGEASVTIPELGTFRAETPPLVVLTSNRSRELHDALKRRCLYHWIDYPSPERAAAIVRRSVPGGSDPLISDATTLVGRLRRLDLDKAPGLAEAIDWVAALTALGVTELTAAAALRTLSTVAKTPDDRDAVQGVLAEVGTA; from the coding sequence GTGACCCCGCCCTTCGCCGACCCCGACGACGTCGTGCGCCGCCTCGACGAGGTCGACTACCTGGCCGACGAGGGCACCGCCACCGCCCTGTTCCTCGCCACCGCCCTCGGTCGGCCCCTCCTCCTCGAGGGCGAGCCGGGCGTCGGCAAGACGGCTGCGGCCCAGGCCCTGTCCGGGGCCCTGGGGTCCCCGCTCATCCGGCTCCAGTGCTACGAGGGGCTGTCCGCCGGGGAGGCGCTCTACGAGTGGAACTACCAGCGCCAGGTGCTGGCCGTCCGCCTGGCCGAGGCGCGGCACGAGACACCGCACCAGGCCGACCTGTTCACCGAGGAGTTCCTCCACGAGCGGCCCATCCTGCGTTGCGTCCGCCATCGCGGCCCGAGGCCGCCGGTGCTCCTGGTCGACGAGATCGACCGGGCCGACGACGAGTTCGAGGCCCTGCTGCTGGAGTTCCTGGGGGAGGCGTCGGTGACCATCCCCGAGCTGGGCACCTTCCGGGCCGAGACGCCCCCTCTCGTGGTGCTCACGTCGAACCGCAGCCGCGAGCTGCACGACGCCCTGAAGCGGCGGTGCCTCTACCACTGGATCGACTACCCGTCGCCCGAGCGCGCCGCCGCCATCGTCCGCCGCTCGGTCCCGGGCGGGAGCGACCCGCTGATCAGCGACGCCACCACCCTCGTGGGCCGGCTGCGCCGGCTCGACCTCGACAAGGCGCCAGGGCTGGCCGAGGCCATCGACTGGGTGGCGGCCCTGACCGCCCTCGGCGTCACCGAGCTGACGGCGGCGGCCGCGCTCCGCACGCTGTCGACGGTGGCCAAGACGCCTGACGACCGCGACGCCGTGCAGGGCGTGCTCGCCGAGGTGGGGACGGCGTGA